Proteins from a genomic interval of Echeneis naucrates chromosome 21, fEcheNa1.1, whole genome shotgun sequence:
- the u2af1 gene encoding splicing factor U2AF 35 kDa subunit yields MAEYLASIFGTEKDKVNCSFYFKIGACRHGDRCSRLHNKPTFSQTIALLNIYRNPQNSAQSADGLTCAISDMEMQEHYDEFFEEVFTEMEEKYGEVEEMNVCDNLGDHLVGNVYVKFRYEEDAEKAVIDLNNRWFNGQPIHAELSPVTDFREACCRQYEMGECTRGGFCNFMHLKPISRELRRELYGRRRKGRHRSRSRSRERRSRSRDRGRGGGRDHERRRSRDRERSGRF; encoded by the exons ATGGCAGAGTACCTGGCGTCCATCTTTGGGACAGAGAAAGATAA GGTCaactgttctttttattttaaaattggtGCCTGTCGTCATGGAGACCGCTGCTCAAGATTACACAATAAACCAACATTCAGCCAG acaATTGCCCTTCTGAACATTTATCGGAACCCTCAAAACAGTGCCCAGTCCGCTGATGGCCTCACCT GTGCCATCAGTGACATGGAGATGCAGGAGCACTATGATGAGTTTTTCGAG GAGGTCTTTAcagagatggaagaaaaatacggagaggtggaggaaatgAACGTATGCGACAACCTTGGGGACCATCTAGTAGGAAATGTGTACGTGAAG TTCCGTTATGAAGAGGATGCTGAGAAGGCCGTGATAGACCTTAATAACCGGTGGTTTAATGGACAGCCCATCCATGCTGAGCTCTCCCCCGTCACAGACTTCAGAGAAGCCTGCTGTCGCCAGTATGAAATGGG GGAATGCACTCGTGGTGGATTTTGTAACTTCATGCACCTGAAGCCAATCTCGCGTGAACTGAGGAGAGAGCTCTATGGACGCCGCAGGAAGGG CCGTCACAGGTCCCGGTCTCGATCGAGAGAGAGACGATCTCGTtcaagagacagaggaagaggtggTGGCCGTGACCACGAGAGACGTCGttcaagagacagagagcgtTCAGGTCGATTCTGA
- the gabpa gene encoding GA-binding protein alpha chain — MSKSEPEEMIEIEIDEREKQACLEEGVEEQTITASDLIQQDIDINEPIGNLKKLLEPRIQISLDAYEICLQDIQLHPDHSLFDQGVKTDGTVQLSLQIIAKPGEEKLNILEIVKPVETVEVVIDPDAAGEEGALVEEGQLIAVERSGLSDETSEQVTRWAAALEGYRKEQVRLGIPYDPLLWTADQVIHWAVWVMKEFNIDEMEIGSIHIPGRDLCAFSQEEFLQKVPSGEILWSHLELLRKYVLASQDQSGGDATVTIDQPVQIIPAQVSTPTAIKVLKQSRGPRTPRISGGEERSSPGNRTGNNGQIQLWQFLLELLTDKDARDCISWVGEEGEFKLNQPELVAQKWGQRKNKPTMNYEKLSRALRYYYDGDMISKVQGKRFVYKFVCDLRTLIGYSAAELNNLVTECEQKKLARLQMHGIGQPITTVTLATTTLDKDS; from the exons ATGTCTAAAAGTGAACCAGAAGAGATGATTGAGATTGAGATTGATGAACGAGAGAAGCAGGCTTGTCTGGAGGAAGG TGTTGAGGAACAGACAATCACTGCATCCGATTTGATTCAGCAAGACATTGACATCAATGAGCCCATTGGCAATTTGAAGAAGCTTTTGGAGCCTCGGATCCAAATATCACTGGATGCATATGAGATCTGCTTGCAGGACATTCAG cTCCATCCTGACCACAGCCTCTTCGACCAGGGAGTAAAGACGGATGGCACCGTGCAGCTCAGCCTGCAGATTATAGCCAAACCAG GTGAAGAGAAGctgaacattttggaaatagTGAAACCGGTTGAAACAGTAGAAGTAGTGATTGATCCAGatgcagcaggagaggagggtgCTCTGGTGGAAGAGGGTCAGCTTATTGCTGTGGAGAGATCTGGCCTCTCTGATGAGACATCAGAACAGGTCACACGCTGGGCTGCAGCACTTGAAGGCTACCGCAAAGAGCAGGTCCGCCTGGGAATTCCATATG ACCCTTTGCTCTGGACGGCTGACCAGGTGATCCATTGGGCTGTGTGGGTGATGAAGGAGTTTAACATTGATGAGATGGAAATAGGCAGCATTCACATCCCAGGGCGAGACCTCTGTGCTTTCAGCCAAGAGGAGTTCCTTCAGAAAGTGCCCAGTGGAGAGATACTCTGGAGTCACCTGGAACTCCTACGCAAAT ATGTGCTGGCTAGCCAGGACCAGTCCGGAGGGGACGCCACAGTCACTATTGATCAAC CTGTGCAGATAATTCCAGCTCAGGTGAGCACTCCCACTGCCATAAAGGTGCTGAAGCAGAGCCGTGGCCCCAGAACTCCGAGGATTTCAGGAGGAGAGGAGCGAAGTTCACCTGGAAACCGCACAG GTAACAACGGTCAGATCCAGCTGTGGCAATTCCTTCTGGAGCTGCTGACTGACAAGGATGCAAGAGACTGCATCTCCTGGGTGGGCGAGGAGGGAGAGTTCAAACTCAACCAGCCTGAACTTGTCGCTCAGAAATGGGGCCAGCGCAAGAACAAGCCTACGATGAACTACGAGAAACTCAGCAGAGCCCTCAG GTATTACTATGACGGGGACATGATCAGCAAAGTACAGGGCAAGCGCTTTGTCTACAAGTTTGTGTGCGACCTGAGGACTCTGATTGGCTATAGTGCTGCCGAACTCAACAACCTGGTGACTGAGTGTGAGCAGAAGAAACTGGCCCGTCTGCAGATGCATGGCATTGGTCAGCCCATCACTACAGTGACCTTGGCCACCACAACACTAGACAAGGACAGTTGA